The Coregonus clupeaformis isolate EN_2021a unplaced genomic scaffold, ASM2061545v1 scaf2422, whole genome shotgun sequence genome includes a window with the following:
- the LOC123488667 gene encoding histone H2B has protein sequence MPEPAKSAPKKGSKKAVTKTAGKGGKKRRKSRKESYAIYVYKVLKQVHPDTGISSKAMGIMNSFVNDIFERIAGESSRLAHYNKRSTITSREIQTAVRLLLPGELAKHAVSEGTKAVTKYTSSK, from the coding sequence ATGCCCGAGCCAGCAAAGTCAGCgcccaagaagggctccaagaaAGCCGTCACCAAGACCGCAGGGAAGGGCGGCAAGAAGCGCAGAAAGTCCAGGAAGGAGAGTTACGCCATCTACGTGTACAAAGTCCTGAAGCAGGTCCACCCCGACACCGGCATCTCCTCCAAGGCCATGGGAATCATGAACTCCTTCGTGAACGACATCTTCGAGCGTATCGCCGGAGAGTCCTCTCGCCTGGCCCACTACAACAAGCGTTCTACCATCACCTCCAGGGAGATCCAGACCGCGGTGCGCCTGCTGCTCCCCGGTGAACTTGCCAAACACGCCGTGTCCGAGGGCACCAAGGCCGTAACCAAGTACACCAGCTCCAAGTAA
- the LOC123488672 gene encoding histone H2A: MSGRGKTGGKARAKAKTRSSRAGLQFPVGRVHRLLRKGNYAERVGAGAPVYLAAVLEYLTAEILELAGNAARDNKKTRIIPRHLQLAVRNDEELNKLLGGVTIAQGGVLPNIQAVLLPKKTEKAVKAK, translated from the coding sequence ATGAGCGGAAGAGGCAAAACCGGAGGCAAGGCCAGGGCGAAGGCAAAGACCCGTTCATCCCGTGCTGGCCTCCAGTTCCCCGTGGGCCGTGTGCACAGGCTGCTGCGCAAAGGCAACTACGCCGAGCGTGTGGGCGCTGGCGCACCAGTCTACCTGGCCGCCGTACTCGAGTACCtgactgctgagatcctggagttggcCGGCAACGCTGCCCGTGACAACAAGAAGACTCGTATCATCCCCCGTCACCTACAACTGGCCGTCCGTAACGACGAGGAGCTGAACAAACTGCTCGGCGGTGTGACCATCGCTCAGGGTGGTGTGCTGCCCAACATCCAGGCAGTCCTACTCCCCAAGAAGACCGAGAAGGCAGTCAAAGCCAAGTAA